The genome window TCAGCGTAAACGTCGTCGCCCCCTCGTCCGATTGCCTCAGGTCGATCCCTGACCCCGTTCCTTCCGCATCCGGCGCATTCACAAAATACATCCTCGTCAGCCATCCACCCTGGTCCGGATTCAGCGTCACCCGCGCCAGCAAGGTCTTCGGCCATCTCATCGGCCGCGAGGCCGGATACCGCTGCACAAAAGTGCTATCACGGATCCATACCCCCGCATGCAGGCACATCGGGATAAAGATGCTCAGCTCCGCCCCGCTAAACTGGATCTCCCTCTTCACCATCGGCGTCTCCGTTGGCAGCTTAGGGGACACATTCGGCTCAGACTGCGTAGTCCACTGCTCACTCCCATCCACCACCGGCTTCTTCAGCGTCCACCTCTCCACCACCGTATAGTCGCACGGCCCGTCATACCCCTCGCTCAGCCACACCGGCCTCCACGCATACCGCTCCACCCTGGAATAAATATTCCCCGCATCCGTCGTCACCGGCTGGATCTCGATATAGTTCAGCACACGCGGCCACGAATAATTATCCCGGTATCCATACGTCCGCGTCGCCACCCCGTTCACCGCACTTCCCGCCAGCCCCGCTGCCTGCACCGTCGTACGGATCGCCCACAGATTATCCACCTGCTGCACCGTCGTATACTGCCCCAGTGCATTCGTCCCCGTCGCCGCCGTCCCCGCGCACACCACCTCCTGCCGCGTCTCACGCACCGTCCCCGTATCCTGGTCCATGTCCGCATTCACCAGCTCATACGGTTCACCCCATTCCTGGCGCGTCTCCGTCCTCGTACTCGCTGCCAGGCTATCCTCATTCACACTCGCCCCCATCAGTTCCGTACGCGCCTCCGCAGTCGCCGTCACCGGTGCCTTCTGCGTCTCCGTGATCGTCCTCACCCATGGCAGAAACTGCCTCGGCGGCGGCTGCGATTTCTCCAGCGTCTGTGCCTTCGTCGCCCCCATCCGTAGCATCGCCTCCACATCCACCGCCTCCTCCTCACCCAGCCTCACCAGGTCCACCTGCCACGTCCGCGAAAACGTCGCATGAGTATCCGTCGCATTCACCAGCTTCACCGCCACCAGCATCAGGTACGCACACTGCGGATGGTAACTCCCCACCAGGCAGTCCGGCGGCAGCCCCGGCCGCATGATCCCCACCTCCTCCGCCCGCTTCGTCCATACCACAGCCTCCTCCGCATCACCCATCATCCGGTGCAGCCTCACCACCGCACCCGCACCCACACTGTTATAAATCCCCACCGCATCCTCCTTCGCCACCGCCACAAACACCGGCAGCCAGCCAGAAACCGCCCGCGCCAGCTCCACCGCCACCTTCTCACCTGTATCGCAGCCCCATACATCCACCACCAGCGTCTTCGCCGCACCGCCCACCACCTCCCTCGTCCCGTTCAGCACCAGTTCAAAGCCTCCCTCCAGCACCATCCGCACCACCTCATCCACCACCGGCACACACACCACCACCTCACGTACCGCCCTCTCCTCCTTCACAAACCGGCGCACCAGATCCGCACTCACCGTCACCGAATCATTATAGATCCGGTTCAGTGGAGCCACCCCATCCGCCAGCCGCATATCCGGCCAGTCACGGTTACCGCGCCGTGGCGCATCATAAAAAGAATCAGCCATAAAAAATCAAAGTCCTGGGTAAAATCTAAACATCTTCTCCGCCTGCGGCCGCATCCCCCGCAGCAGCACCTCCGCCTCCTGCGCCTGCGCCGCCACCAGCCCCGGCACCTCCGCATTCCTCATCACACTCGCGCTCAAAAACCTCTGCATCACCAGCGGCAGAAAGATCGACTCCACATGCTCCGCAGGCACGGGTAAAGGCGCACATCCATAAACATCATCCGCAGTCAGCCACCCCAGGCTGCACCGCGCATCGAATTCCACCATCAACTCCGCCTCCACCGCCCGGCCCAGCCTTAGCTGCACCCTCGGCAGCCCCGCACCCGCCGACATCACACTGTCTGCGGAATACACCATCTCATCCCCCGGCCCCTCCCGTACACGCCGCATCCTCCCATAGTCACCACGCTCCACGCCCCCCGCCATCAGCCCCCGCCGCCCGTTCACCGGCCTCAGCACCCGCCCGCCCCGCAGCCTCACCGGCGGCAGCACCGTGATCACCTCCGCCCCCAGCGTCACACAGTCCGCCGCCAGCCTCGCGTTCCCTCCCGCCGCATCCCCCAGGTAAGGAAAAACCAGCCTCCCCACCGTCCCCTCGATTTCCAACAATCGGTTAGGCCGCTCATCCCCCGGGATCATCAGCTCGCATCCTACCGCCCACTCCGGCCACCCCTCACACAGCACCTCCATCCCCTCCCTCACCAGCCCCGTCACCGCCACATTCAGCGGCGCATGAAACAGCGCCCCCATTGGCCGCTGCGCCGCGAATTTCGGAGCCCTCACCGCCAGGCTTTGCAGCGTCGCATTCATCGCCACCAGCGCCTCCGGCAGCGGATCATCCAGATCCGGATTCATCATCGGCAGCTCACGCTGCTCCCTCCGCAGATAGCGGAAAAGATGCTCCACCACATCCCGTGCATTCATCGCCATAAAAAAGAAAAGTTAAAAATTAAACCCCCGCCTCAGTCCTCCCCAGCCACCTCTGTTGCCCTCAGCTTCACCCATCCCGTTGGCGTCACCACCGCCGGGCATCCCGCCCCCTCCAGCACCTCCCTCAGCTCCTTCTCCTCCAGCCCCAGCCCCCACCCCAGCGCCCTTAACCTCAAAGCCCCACCCCCCAGCATCTCCCGCATCCGCGAATAACATAAAAAAGGATCCACCTCCAGATCACCTTCCGCCCCCTTGCCCACCTCGAGAGGAGCGTGGGCACTCTTGCCCGCCCCGTCCGCTAACCAACCCCCGTCCGCCCCCTTGCCCCCCTCCCCGCGTGAAACCTCCCCGACACGAGCGTCCTCCTCCTCCCTCACCCACTCCACCAGCACCACCATCGCAAACGGCAGCCGCCTCTGGTTCAGCATCACTTCCGCCAGCCTCCCTTCATCCGCCATCCACAGCGTCCACGGCAGCCGCAGCACATGCCCATCCAGCCCCGCCTCCCACTTCATCACATAGCAGCGCCCCTCCTTGTCACAAAACTCATACGGCTGGGTCGATCCCACACCCCTCGCCACCAGCACCACCACCGGATCACCCTCACGGAAAAACCGCGCCAGCACATGAGCATTCACCCGCACCGGCAGGGCAGGGGAGGAAAAAGAAAAAGTCCGTCGCATAACAAAAAGCTAAGTAAAAAATTAAAGTTAAAAATCACCCCATCCCGAGAGGAGCGTGGCACTCCTGCCCGCCCCCAAAATACCGTGGGCACTCCTGCCCGCGCCGTCCGCTAACCGACCCCGTCCGCAAAAGTACCGTGGGCACTCCTGCCCGCGTCGTTCGCTAACCAACTCCCGTCCGCTAAAGTACCGTGGGCACTCCTGCCCGCGCCGTCCGCTAACCAACCCCCGTCCACCCCCTTGCATTCCTGCCCGAGAGGAGCGTGGGCACTCCTGCCCGCCTCTGGGAAAGGAGCGCACACACTCCGGTCCGCATACCCCCTCGCAAAGCGAAAGGGCCAAAGGTGAGGGGGGCCAGCCCCAAAGGCCGATACCCCCTCACCCCCGTCACCTCATCACTCCTCCAGCGTCGGCACCTCCAGCCCCGGATGCTGCCCAGCATGGCGGATCAGCGCATACCCCGTCGTCTTCCGGTCCGTCCGGATGCACGGCGTCTGGCCAAAGATCGACTCATAACCACCCCCGTGCGTGAACCCATAATCACGCTCCTGGTAGATCATCTTATCATCCCCCACATACGCCCTCACCGCCGAGTTTTTCCCCAGCATCAGCGAGCACATATCCACCGCCCCTCGCTCGTTGCACGGAATCACATACGCACCCGCCAGGAACGTATCCGTGTAGTTGAAATCGGGAGACGTATTCGAGCCATCTTCCTCCTCCTCATCCACCATACCAGGCCCAGGTGTGCTGTCCCAGGTATTCCCAGTCGCATTAATCTTGCCCACCACCGCAGCGCCCTTCGTGGAAGTCCCTGCACCATCAGGGCTCAGGATCTTCGAAATCGTGATCTGATTCCCATTGTTGCCCGTCCCCAGGTATTCCACAAAACCCACCGACCCATCCGTATTCACGATCCACGCATAATACTTCCGGTTCGCACCACAGATCCCCGTATCCGCATGATTGTAAAAATCATTCCAGTCTGCGTGCGCCGCTTGGCCCTCCCACCACTCATACTTATATCCGCCGAACCACTCGAAAAACCGCGTCTGCGTATCACCCGCATCCGAGATCAGCTTGCAGCTCCCCGCAGCAGAGTCCACCCCAAAGCCCACCCCCAGGATCGCCCTCGGTGCCAGCGGATCCGCCAGCACATCATACTCCGCATCCACAGAGATGTGCTCAAACAGGCCGATCCCCTGCCAGTCCAGCAGTCGCCCGCTATACAGCGGATGGTCATCACTCCGCGCCGCCGCATTCATCAGCGCATTCTCATACGAATGATGCATTCGTAGAGACGTCATCGCCACATCCGGGATATACGCCATGCACGAGTACACCGGAGACCGGTGCTTGTTATGGCCGATCTTGAATGGCATCCCCCCCAGCCTCTGCCACTGCGGCTTCGCCATCGTCAGCACCGTCGGGCTCATCGTATCACCCGCCGTCAGCTGGTCAAAACCACGCTTCCCGTTAGGGTAGATTGTATTGCCCTTGCCCAGCAGCTTCAGCGCCATCTTCATATCGTTCATCCGCTTCCGGCCCAGCTTCATCTTCAGCTGGTCCATGATCGCAGACTTCACACTCCCACCCGCCGCCATAAACTTCGCCTGCTTCTTGTTCCACTCGAACGCGTCACGCCAGAAGTCCACCTTGCACGTATACGTCGCCCAGTTCACCGAGGAAGTATTCCCCGTCAGCTCCTGCTCACCCCGCACACCCGGACCGCGCGGCTGGGACATCACCGTAAACACCACCGAGTCCCCCGCATTGTAATTCTCCAGATCCTTCTTCACCACGAACGGCTTGCTGTCCTTCTCCCCGCCCTCAAAAAAGGCAAAGTCATCCACCGACTGCGCCCCCGTCCTCAGTTGCTTGTTCCACACCTTCGCCACCAGGCCCGTATCCTGCCCCAGTGCCGCCGCCAGCGTCTGCACCCGCGCATCCGCATTATAAGTATTGTTCTCCGGCATAATCTTGTTTCCTAGTATTCGATTTAAATGTTATTAAATAATATCCAGCGATGCTAAAAAACACCGCCATCACTCACAGTCGTTTCTTGTCCAGTTGATCCAGCACATCCCTCTGCTCCTCCGGGCTTAGCTTCTCAAACTCCGTCATCGCGGCAGATGCCGTCAAAGCCATCGAGTTCGCACCGCCTCCTACCGGGGAGCCCGGCATCCGCACACCCGTGCGTGGAGCCTTGGGCATCCGTAAATCAGATCCGCTCAGCCTCTCAGGATCGGCAGCGCCGCCTCCTAAATAAGCACCATGTTTCTCCATCGTCCGTCTGGCGATATTCTCAGGCCAGTCAGCACTCTTAAAGATAGGATCCTTCTGCTGTTCCGCAAGTAAAATTTCAGCGCCTAACAAAGTATTGAATAAACTTTCCTCACTCCCCATCAGCTCCCCGTACATCCTCTCCACCTGCCCCCGCGAAGCCGCCTCCTGCGCCTCATACTCCGTCACATACGCCGCCTCCGTCTCCGCAGTTCTCCTCGCCTGCTTCACCTCCATGCGCGCCTCCACCATCTCCGCCAGCAGCTCATCCGCCCCCTCATAATCATACCCCGCCATCCTCGCCGCCCTCTCCCTCACCAGCCCCTCCAACCTCTCCTCCGCCAAAAGCACAGTCGCCGCTCCCCCACCCTCATAAGCGCCTTCAGCACTCCCTTGCCCTGCGCTTGCGGCGATGCCCGCGCCGTCCGCTAACCGATCCCCATTCGTCCCTTGCTCCGTCTCCCCCCGGGCACTCTCTCCCACCCCGTCCCCTATCTCATCCCCCATTTCCCCGCCAAACTCAAACACCCGCCCCAGCGCCTCCCTCAGCGTCCCCGCCTCACCGTCCCGCAGCATCCGCGTCGCCTCGATCAGCCCCCGCCGCTCCTCCCGGCTCTCGATCGCCCTCAGGCTGATTCTCCCCGGCATCCGCCCCTCATCCTCCCCCGCAGGCCTCCGCGCCTCACGGATCGCCGCCTCGATCCTCCTCTCATCCCCGCTCTCCAGATCCGCCACCCCCTCCTCGCTCAGCCGCGTCACATCCACCTCCTCCATGGCCCGCTCCAGCGCCATCTCCCCCGTCTCCGCCTCCGTCAAAACAGCAGCCTCATCCAGACCGCCCATCACATCCATCACCTGCGGCTCATCACCGCCAAAGACCGTGGTATCATCCATACCCCAACATCCCCCCGCCCACCCACACCCCGCAACCCCCAAACCCCCCCACTTAGCCCAAGTCCCAAAAAAACATTTCTCCCACACATCCAAAAACATTATCCAGAAAAAGGAGCCCCCTCCAACCCCCAATCCCGTCCTCACCTCTCAAAAGTAGCCCGCTCAGTCCCCTGAGCGGATAGCCACCTCGAAGCCCCTACCACCAGCCCACCATCGAAGCCCCTCCCGCCCTCCTCCTACCTCTCCACCTCCTAAAAAACCCACCACCCCCCAATCCCGCCTTGCACCCGCCCCCAAGCCAGCTAACAAAAACACCCATGCCCTCCCCCCGCCGATACATCATCACTCAAGACGGAGAAAAGTTAGGCGAATTCACCGAAGAGCAGGCGCTCCACTACCTAGACGAAGGCAGCCTCCACCCACATGACCTAGGCTGGGCACCCGGCATGGACGCTCCCCAGCCCTTGTCCGCCCTCTTCCACCAGGCCGGCACATCCACCCCGCCGCCCATCCCTCACCGCACCATCATTCATCCCAGCCCCCAGCCGCAAAGCCCACCCCCCAGCAGCTACCTCCCATCTCCCACCCTCCACTCCGCCCCCACACCCCTCACCACCGGATACATCCCCGCTGTCCAGGGCAGCCACTTCATCCCCGTCCATCACCGGCGCCCCCGCAGCATCCTCCGCTCCATCCTCGCCACCCTCATCGTCCTTCTCCTCCTCATCACCGCCAGCATCATCTGGTACCACCTCAGCCACGGCCCCCAGGCCCTTTACCAGCGCGCCCTCACCCAGGCCCAAAAGCACCCCACTCGCTTCCTCACCGCCGGGGCCACCCTCCTTCAGCAGGCCGCGTCCCAGGCCCACGCCCCCGCCCAGGTAGAGCTCGCCCTCTGCCACCTCCGCGCAGACGGCGTCCCTCGCGATGTCCCCACCGCCCTCCAGCTCTTGCAAGCTGCCGCAGACGCCGGCGATCCCCGCGCCCAGGCCCTCTATGCCTCGATGCTCAGCCTCGGTCAGGGCATCCCTCGGGATCTCGCCAAAGCCCAGAGCTACCTCCGCCTCGCCCTCGACCAGTCCCACCCCGAAGCCTTCTACCAGTGGGCCCAATGGCTCAGCCATCAGGCCAAAACCACCGGCATCCCCAACCCTCAGGAAATCTACCTCAGCACCACCCTCGCCGCAGAAAAAGGCCACCTCAGCGCCCTTGCCACCCTCGGCTGGATGCAGATCCACGGCCTCGGTACCACCGCCAACAGCCACCACGGCCTCACCCTCCTCAGTAAAGCCGCCGCCCAGCACGACCCCGCCGCTCACCATTACCTCGGCCTCCTCGCCCTCGCTGGGGATAACACCCTGGTCTCCCCCACCCTCGCCGAGCATCACCTCCTCATTGCCGCCGAGGCCGCCCACCCCCAGGCCATCCTCGCCCTCGCCAAATACTACCAGCAGCACCACCAGTCCGCCGCCGCAGAGACCTGGCTCACCATCGGCACAGACCTCCAGCTTCCAGACCTCCTCTTCCTTCGCAGCCAGCACACCCTTCACACCTCCCTTGAGGAAAGCCTCCAGTGGCTCCAAAAAGCCGCCGACCTCGGCCACCCCCAGGCCCAGCACCAGCTCGCCGCCCACTATCAAAAAGGCCACGGCCTCCCCCAGAGCGATACCCTCGCCAAAAAATGGGAAAACCTCGCCACCTCCCAGGGCTACCGGTCCCAAGAATAATCCCAGGTCCTCACTTCAAAACTGCCTCATATCAACGAACATCCAAAAACATCATCACAATGTTCACTTGGCGGTGAGGGCATTTTTCCGTGAAACGAGTCCAACCAATACCGCTTCCGCCTGCGATGCCTTGGGCCACCAGATTGATGGCCTACCTTAAAGTGAGGCAATAAAACTCACGGTGTGGAGAGCACAAATCACACTCCGTTTTCGCGCACAACCGATTGGGGCGCAGGCTGCGAATGCCTGTGACTGAGTTCTTTAATCCTTAACTAACTAACTTTATGAGAGCACTTTGCTGGCACGGAAAATATGATGTCCGAGTAGATACAGTCCCTGATCCCACGATCCTTGAGCCGACGGACGCCATCATCAAAATCACCTCCACAGCCATCTGTGGTTCGGACCTCCATCTGTATGATGGCTACATGCCATCCATGAAGAGTGGCGACATCCTCGGCCATGAGCCCATGGGCATCGTTGTAGAGGTGGGCAAGGCAGTGACCAAACTGAAAAAAGGAGACCGCGTCGTCGTTCCCTTTGTCATCGCCTGCGGCTGCTGCTTCTTCTGCTCGAAGACCCTCTACTCCTGCTGCGATACCACCAACCCCAATGCGGAGGAGGCCAGCAAGGCCATGGGCCACGCCCCGGCGGGTCTGTTCGGCTTTTCACACATGATGGGCGGCTACTCCGGCGGCCAGGCCGAATATCTCCGCGTACCGCATGCAGATGTCGGACCCATCAAGATCGAATCCGGCCTGCCAGATGAGCAGGTCCTATTCCTCTCAGATATTTTCCCCACCGGTTACATGGCTGCGGAGAATGCCGATATCGAGCCTGGGGATACCGTCGCCGTTTGGGGCTGCGGTCCCGTAGCCCAGATGTGCATCCAGAGCTGCTGGATGATGAAAGCCGGGCGCGTCATCGCCATCGACCGCGTGCCAGAGCGCCTCGCCATGGCGCGCAGCATGGGCCGGGCAGAGACCATCAACTTTGACGAGGAGGACGTCTATGAACGTCTCCAGGAAATGACCGGCGGGCGCGGGCCAGACCGCTGCATCGATGCCGTGGGCTGCGAGGCCCATGGGACCGGCGG of Prosthecobacter fusiformis contains these proteins:
- a CDS encoding SEL1-like repeat protein produces the protein MPSPRRYIITQDGEKLGEFTEEQALHYLDEGSLHPHDLGWAPGMDAPQPLSALFHQAGTSTPPPIPHRTIIHPSPQPQSPPPSSYLPSPTLHSAPTPLTTGYIPAVQGSHFIPVHHRRPRSILRSILATLIVLLLLITASIIWYHLSHGPQALYQRALTQAQKHPTRFLTAGATLLQQAASQAHAPAQVELALCHLRADGVPRDVPTALQLLQAAADAGDPRAQALYASMLSLGQGIPRDLAKAQSYLRLALDQSHPEAFYQWAQWLSHQAKTTGIPNPQEIYLSTTLAAEKGHLSALATLGWMQIHGLGTTANSHHGLTLLSKAAAQHDPAAHHYLGLLALAGDNTLVSPTLAEHHLLIAAEAAHPQAILALAKYYQQHHQSAAAETWLTIGTDLQLPDLLFLRSQHTLHTSLEESLQWLQKAADLGHPQAQHQLAAHYQKGHGLPQSDTLAKKWENLATSQGYRSQE
- a CDS encoding zinc-dependent alcohol dehydrogenase → MRALCWHGKYDVRVDTVPDPTILEPTDAIIKITSTAICGSDLHLYDGYMPSMKSGDILGHEPMGIVVEVGKAVTKLKKGDRVVVPFVIACGCCFFCSKTLYSCCDTTNPNAEEASKAMGHAPAGLFGFSHMMGGYSGGQAEYLRVPHADVGPIKIESGLPDEQVLFLSDIFPTGYMAAENADIEPGDTVAVWGCGPVAQMCIQSCWMMKAGRVIAIDRVPERLAMARSMGRAETINFDEEDVYERLQEMTGGRGPDRCIDAVGCEAHGTGGVDAVVDKLKAAVMLATDRAHALRQALFCCRKGGTVSVPGAYVGMVDKFPFGGAMNKGLTIKMGQTHVQRYTQPLLEKIEAGEIDPSFVITHRRTLEEAPDAYKTFRDKADGCIKVVLRP